One window of the Klebsiella oxytoca genome contains the following:
- a CDS encoding fimbrial protein has product MRKILIFLSLLCCCSEVIAKCDYYGSAGQAMFNLSPKIATDPTIPVGTVLYTKKVGTGAYKTFDCNKLLGDQYIITSTAPEVAGVTGIMGKPVYETGIDGIGFQFSDILDSKNGSIKPAVAQSMIVPIKESNDDYRFMTVWLIKTKPVIDTSGVSTDPVFKFSAGNLSTNPRAADRLLMTATLKFKSISYKATSCNISVSGPSQITLNRIEKNTLMSISRGATTPSQKTITMDVTCPTGSIGNKLYYWFNPVNGTSSAGDGIIDNMLTGSEAANNVGIIFKKDNNPIIFYDAEAYSFSNAKASQSFNFTADYYRMSDNSAQVTAGHVKAILEVVIQEE; this is encoded by the coding sequence ATGAGAAAAATACTTATTTTTTTATCCCTACTATGCTGTTGTAGCGAGGTAATTGCCAAATGCGATTATTATGGTTCCGCTGGACAAGCAATGTTTAATTTAAGTCCTAAAATCGCAACGGATCCAACAATACCGGTAGGAACAGTCCTGTATACAAAAAAAGTCGGCACCGGAGCCTATAAAACATTTGATTGCAATAAATTACTGGGAGATCAGTATATTATTACGTCAACCGCTCCTGAGGTCGCGGGTGTCACCGGTATAATGGGAAAACCAGTCTATGAAACCGGGATTGATGGTATTGGTTTCCAGTTTTCAGATATTCTGGACAGTAAAAATGGTTCAATAAAACCTGCTGTGGCTCAATCAATGATCGTGCCTATAAAGGAATCTAATGATGATTATAGATTTATGACGGTATGGTTAATCAAAACGAAGCCTGTCATTGATACATCCGGTGTCAGCACTGACCCAGTATTTAAATTTTCAGCTGGTAACTTAAGCACTAACCCCAGAGCCGCCGATCGTTTATTGATGACCGCGACTCTGAAGTTCAAGAGTATTTCCTATAAAGCGACCTCCTGTAATATTTCAGTATCTGGACCCAGTCAAATCACCTTAAATAGAATTGAAAAAAACACGCTAATGTCAATTTCGCGAGGTGCTACGACTCCCTCACAGAAAACCATCACAATGGATGTTACATGCCCAACAGGTTCAATTGGCAACAAACTTTACTATTGGTTTAACCCTGTTAATGGTACCAGCTCCGCCGGGGATGGAATCATCGATAATATGCTAACCGGAAGCGAAGCAGCAAACAATGTTGGCATTATTTTCAAAAAAGACAATAACCCCATTATATTTTATGATGCCGAGGCATACAGTTTTTCCAACGCAAAAGCATCACAAAGCTTTAACTTCACCGCCGACTATTATCGCATGAGCGACAATAGTGCCCAAGTCACGGCCGGTCATGTGAAAGCTATTCTTGAAGTTGTAATTCAGGAAGAGTAA